DNA from Algisphaera agarilytica:
TTTTGCTGGAGCCCGTGAATGAAAGTCAGAAAGAAAGTGCCTCGGAAGGGAACACCCCATCAAATGCTGACTATAAGATAACTGGGACCCACTTAATGTCAACGAGTTAATACATTTAGCATTAAACAGGTGTCAATTGGTCGCAGTTTTGGGGCAAATTAGCTGTAGTGCTCTTGAGCAAGATGAACTATTTGTTGCAGACTTGGGCATTGGCGATTCCATCGGTCTTGTACTTCGCGAAGAAGGTAAGCCCATCGCTTTTTTGATCGGTACGGTCCTTGGTGCGAGTTCTGCGCCATGATCTATGCCGACAGTACTGTACCTGTTGCCTAGAGTTGTCTGGCTGGTGCTTGTACATCGGAGTCGGTGATGTGCAGCATAGATGGATCACTCGTCCATCTAATTAGCAAACCTCGATAGCCCTGTTAATTGGGGCGATCCAAGAGAACTGACCCGTCATGCCCGAATTGCCCGAAGTTGAATGTTGGGGTCGCCGAGTCGCGGAAAAGCATTGCCTGGGGCGGTCGATCCGTTCGGTCTACGCCAAGCCGGACGAACGCATCGTGATCGACGGCGTTACCCCACGGAAGCTCGCTTCGGCGCTCAAGGGGCGGACCGTCGAGGCCTGCCACCGGCGTGGCAAACAGATGTGGTGGACGTTGTCGGGGACCGGGGGGAGCCTGCTTTGGCACTTTGGGATGACTGGGGGGTTTTGCAGTTATGGGAAAAAGACCGATCGGCCCAAGTTTCTCAAAGTTGAGCTGCAGCTTGATGATGGCCGGTACTTCGGTTTTACCGACCCGCGGAGGTTCGGGCGTATCCGATTGGCCGCCGACCCGCTGAACGAGCCGCCGCTGTCCGAGCTCGGCCCCGATGCCCTGCTGGATCTGCCCGGCCTGGCGTGGTGGACGCAGGAATTGGCCCGGCGGAAAACCGCGATCAAGGCTTTACTGCTCAATCAATCCTTCCTGGCCGGGGTGGGCAATTGGATCGCGGATGAAGTCTGCTATCAGAGCAAGATCGCGCCGCAGCGGTTGGCCCGGGACCTTTCGCCCGCTGAGGTCAAACGGCTCCGGGCCAAGCTCAAACACGTCTTGCAGAAAGCCTGCGATTGGGAGGCGGACTACCGGCGGTTCCCCAAGACTTGGCTGTTCCACCACCGCTGGGGCAAAAACGAAGACGCCCTGACCGGCCGCGGGGAGGAGATCGAGTTCGACACAGTCGGCGGGCGGACCACCGCATGGGTGCCCAAGGTTCAGGTCTGAAAAG
Protein-coding regions in this window:
- a CDS encoding Fpg/Nei family DNA glycosylase translates to MPELPEVECWGRRVAEKHCLGRSIRSVYAKPDERIVIDGVTPRKLASALKGRTVEACHRRGKQMWWTLSGTGGSLLWHFGMTGGFCSYGKKTDRPKFLKVELQLDDGRYFGFTDPRRFGRIRLAADPLNEPPLSELGPDALLDLPGLAWWTQELARRKTAIKALLLNQSFLAGVGNWIADEVCYQSKIAPQRLARDLSPAEVKRLRAKLKHVLQKACDWEADYRRFPKTWLFHHRWGKNEDALTGRGEEIEFDTVGGRTTAWVPKVQV